CCTGTAAAGAATGAGAATGTCAGTGGTTCATTATCCGGATCGGATGCCTCCACAGTTCCAACGATGGTACCTTTAGGGCTATTCAGTGAGATAGAGAAATCCTGGTCAGGAATAAACGGCTCACCATTGCCTGTCGGGCGCAGGGTGATCTTTCCGCATCCGTCATTCTTATCACCTTTCGCGGTGTACTTGAATGTATAAGGATCCTGGATGCTTTGGTTTACAAACATATGCAGTTCCACGCCACCGTTTTCAATGGATACGATTTCCTGATTCACATCCGGATCATTGAACGTAAATCCTGGGTTATCCTTCAGGCTGGCCACCACATGGTCACCTTCTTTCACAGCAAATTCAAATGACGGGAGGCGAACGCACATCTCACGAACAAGAACGGTGACGACCCCGGTATCTCTGAGCCCGTTATTGATGTTCTCCAAGGTATAGCTGTATTTTACAATGCCGGTGAAATCTTTGGGTGGGGTGAACAGCACACTGCGTTTGTCCTTGCTTATCTGCAATTGCGGTTGGTTATCATCAAGCGGCTTGACACCTACGATAAATACATTCCATGTCTCTTCCACTTCTTTGACGCAGAACTCTTTTTCCAGGTCATGAAGATTATGGTCGTTGATAACCAGCGGCATGGTGATGGATACATTCTCGAAAGTATATCCGTAGTCAGGTCTTGCGTATGGCGCCACCATGATGTGTTCTTTCGCGATGGCATCATCGCAGACAGGAATGCAGCGGTGATCGTCACAGCATCGGTAAGGCAGGGAAAAGTCTGCCAGCACACGCTGGTTCATCCCCAGGAAATTGCCATAGACGATCACGAATGTTCCGCCGGATGGTGTACCGGCCATATGTTCTATGCCGGGATGTTTGGCGATGTATTCACTGAACGTCTGACTATGTTTATTGAATTGAAGGGAGTAGTAATATTCCCTTCTTCTGAAAGCATAGTAAATTCTGTACAGGCGATTAAAGAACAGCATATCGAAGAACTGGTACACCACATGTGTAGCTTCTGCGATCACTTCCTGTGCAATATCGATACCAGTCACGTTATCCACTTCCTGGGCACCTTCATCCACATCGTTCAGGTCAAGATGTTCGAACACCTTATCGGTCACAAAGACGATGGCATCTGCATAGCGATCTTTTAGCTCTTCGAATGATGCGGCGAAATCCGGAAGGCAGGGAGGCAATGTTTTACAGATGAATGTAACGATGCCTTTGTACACCTCTTCAATGATCTTCCTGACTTCGTCATTGATTGGTTCTTCAAAATCCTTGTCGTTTTCCTTTGCGATCTCTTCGATCCTTTTGTAGAGATCCCAGACCGTGGGGCCGAACTTGAGCATGTTCACGATCTGGTAGCGGCAGGAAATGTAGTCTTCGTGCAGGTCATGGAATCCGCAGTTGTAGTCTACGGGCATGTCTTCCAACGATGCAGGCACGACCGGGGCAGTCGCATTATTCACCCTTACCGCAACCACATCAAACGGGAGATTGTATTTGTGAATCTTTTCTTCCAGCAGGTCGATCACTTCGGCGCAGGATTTCCCGAGCCCACCTTCGATCCGGTAAAAACCGTAAGGGTCTCTGTTAAACTGAAGGGGCTTACTTACCTTGGTCTCTGTTGCCGGTCCGCCGGAGATATCATCATAGTTATTGGCATATGCCAGCAGTCCGTCACCAACGGCACATCTTCTTTTGATATCGTAGTCCCAAAGTGCTTCCAGGCTGCCAAACTTGCCATTGATCTTGGTTCTGAAATAGTATGGAATAGCCCGTTGGGTAAGCCAGGATTTTTTCTCATCGCTGGGTGTGACCTTTACTTTGAGCGGATCATAGCTTTCGGTCTTATTCACCCTGTCGGTATCAAATGCTTTAACCATTCGCTCCACCCGGTAAAACAGTGTTTGCGTTTCGAGCAACAACTTCCCGAAAGTCGCCTTGGCGGGGGAATGCATGAATTGCTGACGGTAGGCTGACGGGATGCAGTCGGTGGTCACTTCACCAAGCATCAGGTGTTTCGGAAACTTCTTTTCATCGGGACAACATCTTGTAAGCAGGTCAAATGACACTTCTCTGAATTCACTGTAGGAAACAAAGAGGTCTTTGATAAAGTCATAGTAATACTGTATCCCCATATACTTCGGCGCGCTGCCACTGCCGTCGAAAATGGCTTTCCATGCATTGGCCATGGCGACGGGGTCAGCGAACGGATTGGCAGGAAGTGATTCCCTCAATATGGGTGCGAATGCTTCATAGGCGTCTTTCCAGGCGTTGAGTATGGCGAGAACGGGGTTCTGAGCTGCCGAAAAAAGTACGTTTCCGTAGGGTGCTGCAATCTTGGCGAACGTATCGTAGTCTGCCACCGGTGGACTGAACAGCGGCAATTTCACACCAATATCCGGAAGGCGGTACCGGTCCGGGTATAGCATCACATCTTCATTCTCCGTACGCGGCAGTACCTTGTTTTCTATATCGGAAATAGAAATGAGCAACTTGCGCAGTGTGAATTTCCTTTCAATACCGATGTCGTCACAGCTTTTGGTGAGACAGGATTTCAGGTCTTTATCATAGCATTCGAGATAAAGAACCACCACCTTATTTTCGAAGATGGACTGATCAATTTGTACAATAGGTTCCTCACTTCCATCGGCTTCAAAATCATCCGTAAGCAGTTCCTGCATCACGATATCCTGCTGTTTGGTTGCAGGATTCTGAAACGGCGGATAGTCGATGTACGGATTCATCACATAATTCCGGTAGGATGTGATAGGACATCCGCAGAATTGGATCAGAAAACCTTCCGAGGTGACGCCTACACCTTCTGAGATGTACAGCGTATCCACACCGAGGTCCGAATCGCTTTCGGGCACAAAACGGGTTTCCAGTCCGCACAGCACGCCGATACCGATCAGGCTGGACCGTGTGAGTCTTCCCTGCTCTTCCAGATAAGAAACCAGCTGGTTGAGCTGGGTGTTGGTCAGCACCTGGTTCTTTTCAAAAATGGGATAGGCATTATAGGTTGTAGAAGCCATGATTACTTGTTTTAGGCATTTCCTAGAATAGAATTGTTCAGTATGATTGAGTTCTCCGTGGTATTGTCTTCCTCACAATCGTGCAGGTGTCCCACGGGGTATACATTTCGTAATCTTGTCAGGATATCGATGAGGTTGCTGAGGGCGATGCTCAGCTGAACATGATCTCTGTCTTCCTTCGATATTTCGAGCAGCCAGCGTTTGTACATCTCCTCGAATTCGGACATGTGTGCGTTGCTCACCCAGCAAATATTCAGGAAGATGTGAGCGGGTGCTTCCAGCCTGATCTTCCGTTCAAAGAATTTTCTGAAATCAGCGTTCCGGAACCGTCCTTGCCAGTAAGGCATAATCACCGAAGCGATATAGGTGTAGGGGTTCTCAAGCTGACAGTATATGCAGTCGGGATCCAGGTTTACGGGCAGCAGGCGATCCTGAACGAGGCTTTCGATGGATGCCAGGATGATGTGGGTGGAGCCGCCCTGTATCTCGGAAGATTCCACTTTGTACGTTCCATCGTTCCGTTGGTCCGTTGATCCTGTCAGATGCACAACCGTTTCTGCATCCACGGGTATTTCTCCGGCCACGATCACATCGCGGTTGGCGGTAATCACCGCCTGAACAGGAGATGACACATGATAAGACACAATGCCCTGCGGTTCGGTTGTGGTTTCCGGAAAAGCCTGAACCACCTTGATCTCCGTCACATCGTCACCAACGTCATAGGTAGCAGTATTTACCGTATAGGTATCATCATTGGCATGTGTTCCGCTGACAGCCACCAGCAGGCCGGCATAGATCTCGGCTGTCCAGTCACCTTCTACGCGGAATATTTTAGAGGATTTCACGGAAGACTTGATATCCAGTTTCCGTTCGAAAAAGATCAGACCTTTATCTGCCAGCCCGCTGGCCAGTGTGTCCTCATCCGCAGGTACAAAATACCAGCCATTTACACGTGGTCTGAGCAACAGATGCTCTACAAGGTGAAAACCTTCATTGCTATAAAACTTTGTTTTGAAGAAGGCAACGGTATCGTTCACTGCCTTTGTATCCAGTCCACCGAGCACGGTCACTTTGTTTCCGGAAATCAGGTGTACAGGGAAGGATTTGGTGAATGACAGTGTACCATCGCTGTTGGTGGAAGCGAGTTCTTCCTTCACCTCAATGACAGTATCTCCGCTGACCAGACTCACCTTACGGATATTGAACAGCCCGTTGTTAAAGCCGGAACCCATGATGAGCACATCTGCCACATCGTGAAGGATCGGTGTGTAATCACCAGACAGAATAAACGCATTGCCGGGTTTATCGGCGGTAAATGACAGGCTATCGGTATAGGCCAACTCACCATCAGAACCTGCGGCGGGCATGGGTGCGGTCATGGTCAGTTCCACATACGGACCATCCGCGGTGGCACCGGTAAATGTATAATCTCCGTTGTTGGTGTCAGCTCCGGTAATGCTCACCTGTTTTGTGGTGAGCGCATTGAATGCATCAGCGACCGGAATATTAAAATCGAATGCCGTACTTCTGCCGAGTTCACCACCCAGTCTACTGGTCAGCACAAACTCATAAGGTGAGGTAAAAGGAGCTTCATCAGGAAGGAAACTATACTGGTCAGGATCATCACCGTTGGCGACTACGTCCCAGATAAAATCAACAGCTCTCTCCTGGGCCAGGTTCTCCATCTCCAACAGGGTCATACCTTCTTCTCCGTCGCCGGTTTGTTCGCCGGTCATGATCACATCTCCCGGATCTGTTGAATAGGCCTCGGAATGCAACTTATAGGAGATGGTATATTCCGGGATGGTGGGAACCATATCCACGGCGATATCCACTTCAAAATAATTGTCTACCGGCGCCGCCAAATTATTGCGGTTGGATTCGGGGTTGAAGAAAATTTCATTAGCCAGGTCTGCATGCAGTTGGGTGATCGCTTGCCCTGCAAGTTCTTCGGAAGCGTAGTTCACTTTCTTACTTATGGCGGAAAGTACCTCATTGCAATACAGTGCAAATGAAAAGGCGCCGGGTCCTTCTTCCTTAACCACAAAATTGGTGACATACTGGCCATGGGTGATCACGTCCTCAATGGCAAGTGCTGCTTCATCGGTAGTATCAAAGAGAATGCCGTCAGGCGACTGTAAAATGTAAGGCGCACTGCCAATCTCAAAACGGAACTGATCGCCGACGGCGATGATGTCAAAGGGTGCACTGAAAGAAAGATCGGAAGCCTTTCTTTCGTCCACACCCACCATGAGTGCGCCTCTTTTTTCGAGTCCGGACTTATTGTCGATATGCCAGATATGGCAGCGGTCCATATAATTGAAAGCGGTTCCTCTTGCTGCGCTTATCTCGGGGTAGGCATTCAGGAAAGTAAGCTTGTCCTGGATCAGATCGCGGTCGGCATCGACACCTGCCAGGCGATAGGTCATCAGGGCGTAATCGGTAAACTGCTCGGAGAAGCGGGCCATCAGGTGATTGAGGAATTTGTTGCGCCGTTCAAAGAACAGGTGCTGATCCTCGGCCAGTTCGGCCAATGTTTCGGGGTGATGGTCCGGATCGGTGTACAGGCCGTCTGATTCGGGCACGATGTCTTTCAACACCTGCGTAAAATACGTTCTCCCGATGACGTAATTTCCGTCTTCATCTTTCTCCGCATTCATGGAGAAAAGATCTTTCACGTGTGCCAGCTGCGACATATAATTGGCCAGCAGCTGATCAAAAAA
This portion of the Flavobacteriales bacterium genome encodes:
- a CDS encoding cadherin domain-containing protein; translated protein: MASTTYNAYPIFEKNQVLTNTQLNQLVSYLEEQGRLTRSSLIGIGVLCGLETRFVPESDSDLGVDTLYISEGVGVTSEGFLIQFCGCPITSYRNYVMNPYIDYPPFQNPATKQQDIVMQELLTDDFEADGSEEPIVQIDQSIFENKVVVLYLECYDKDLKSCLTKSCDDIGIERKFTLRKLLISISDIENKVLPRTENEDVMLYPDRYRLPDIGVKLPLFSPPVADYDTFAKIAAPYGNVLFSAAQNPVLAILNAWKDAYEAFAPILRESLPANPFADPVAMANAWKAIFDGSGSAPKYMGIQYYYDFIKDLFVSYSEFREVSFDLLTRCCPDEKKFPKHLMLGEVTTDCIPSAYRQQFMHSPAKATFGKLLLETQTLFYRVERMVKAFDTDRVNKTESYDPLKVKVTPSDEKKSWLTQRAIPYYFRTKINGKFGSLEALWDYDIKRRCAVGDGLLAYANNYDDISGGPATETKVSKPLQFNRDPYGFYRIEGGLGKSCAEVIDLLEEKIHKYNLPFDVVAVRVNNATAPVVPASLEDMPVDYNCGFHDLHEDYISCRYQIVNMLKFGPTVWDLYKRIEEIAKENDKDFEEPINDEVRKIIEEVYKGIVTFICKTLPPCLPDFAASFEELKDRYADAIVFVTDKVFEHLDLNDVDEGAQEVDNVTGIDIAQEVIAEATHVVYQFFDMLFFNRLYRIYYAFRRREYYYSLQFNKHSQTFSEYIAKHPGIEHMAGTPSGGTFVIVYGNFLGMNQRVLADFSLPYRCCDDHRCIPVCDDAIAKEHIMVAPYARPDYGYTFENVSITMPLVINDHNLHDLEKEFCVKEVEETWNVFIVGVKPLDDNQPQLQISKDKRSVLFTPPKDFTGIVKYSYTLENINNGLRDTGVVTVLVREMCVRLPSFEFAVKEGDHVVASLKDNPGFTFNDPDVNQEIVSIENGGVELHMFVNQSIQDPYTFKYTAKGDKNDGCGKITLRPTGNGEPFIPDQDFSISLNSPKGTIVGTVEASDPDNEPLTFSFFTGRTDIFAINPQTGEIQIINPDSMEPIPYEMGVRVTDPLGLFDEAFVVITVFDENKAPNIGNQSVEIPVTIAVGTVVTTMEASDPDGDPLTFSIVSGNTGNAFRIVANTGQIVVASNTNFPNSQGFQLGIRVTDPSGLFAQAFLNISLLRGNEPPFVNIAQPKTNQIFPVGSAIDVVFITGDDTGVAKVEVLLNGQLHGVTTKEQNFGYVMEGLKAGSYRLQGRAVDLDGAMASSQIVDFQIQGETTPTITLTDNLLFLNRNELSALMESRQLKVTTADTRETLSKKLQEGLKTQPLTRKEVASLSDETLFKLAEQLGVDASLNRSDMVDALFKRK